One window of Opisthocomus hoazin isolate bOpiHoa1 chromosome 13, bOpiHoa1.hap1, whole genome shotgun sequence genomic DNA carries:
- the CMKLR1 gene encoding chemerin-like receptor 1, whose product MALSNLSNYLDDVDNYSDYPDYTYEETGSVWTDPSHDPKDIARILSVVIYSVSCVLGILGNGLVIAIITLKMKKSVNAIWFLNLAVADFLFNIFLPINIAYTAMRYNWIFGTVMCKLNSFLLILNMYTSVLLLTTISFDRYVSVVFPVWSQNHRSTNLAYLVCLIIWTIGIIMSCPSLVFRDTAQTHNSVICFSNFSLSRNKSYQALALMRHRTVNITRFLAGYILPITIITFCYIAIAFNLRRNRLAKSKKPFKIIVTIIVTFFLCWSPYHLLNLLETQPDRIPRSVFEISIPLTTALAASNSCMNPVLYVFMGQDFKKFKVTILSRLVNALSEETGHSSIVHRSFSKMSSMTEKETTVL is encoded by the coding sequence ATGGCGCTTTCCAATTTGTCCAATTACTTGGACGATGTTGATAACTACAGTGACTACCCAGATTACACCTATGAGGAGACCGGCAGTGTGTGGACAGACCCGTCCCATGACCCGAAGGACATCGCGAGGATCCTCTCTGTCGTCATCTACAGCGTGTCCTGCGTGTTGGGCATCCTGGGGAATGGCCTCGTCATCGCAATCATAACTCTGAAGATGAAGAAGTCGGTCAATGCCATCTGGTTCCTCAACCTGGCCGTCGCCGACTTCCTCTTCAACATTTTCCTGCCCATAAACATTGCCTACACGGCCATGCGGTACAACTGGATCTTTGGGACTGTCATGTGCAAGTTgaactccttcctcctcatcctcaacATGTACACCAGTGTCCTGCTGCTCACCACCATCAGCTTCGATCGCTACGTGTCAGTGGTTTTTCCCGTCTGGTCTCAAAACCATCGGTCGACCAACCTGGCATATTTAGTTTGCTTGATTATCTGGACCATCGGCATCATTATGAGCTGCCCATCTCTTGTCTTCCGAGACACGGCACAAACCCACAACTCTGTGATTTGTTTCAGCAACTTTTCCCTCTCCAGGAATAAGTCTTACCAAGCCCTGGCACTAATGAGGCACCGGACAGTGAACATCACCAGGTTCCTCGCCGGGTACATCCTTCCCATCACCATCATCACCTTCTGCTACATCGCCATCGCCTTCAACTTGCGTCGAAACCGCCTTGCCAAGTCCAAAAAGCCCTTCAAGATCATTGTCACCATTATAGTCACCTTCTTCCTTTGCTGGAGTCCCTACCACCTGCTGAACCTCCTGGAAACACAGCCCGACAGGATCCCACGCTCCGTGTTTGAGATCAGCATCCCCTTAACCACAGCACTTGCTGCCTCCAACAGCTGCATGAACCCCGTCCTCTACGTCTTCATGGGTCAGGACTTTAAGAAGTTCAAGGTCACTATCCTTTCCAGACTGGTGAATGCCCTCAGTGAGGAGACAGGCCACTCCAGCATCGTTCACAGGAGTTTCTCCAAGATGTCTTCAATGACTGAGAAGGAGACGACAGTCCTCTAA